Proteins from one Comamonas flocculans genomic window:
- a CDS encoding amino acid ABC transporter substrate-binding protein produces the protein MKKFAAVALLSLGVVLAGCSKQEVAESAPAAEPAPAAAAPAAVTKIVVGLDDNFPPMGFRDDKNELVGFDIDMAREAAQRLGLEVSFKPIDWSAKEAELSGKRVDVLWNGLTITEERKQNIAFTAPYMENHQIIVVAADSGIKTKADLADKVVGAQEGSSAVDAAKKDEAVFKSFKEFKTFGDNVTALMDLSAGRLQAVVVDEVVGRYYVAKKPDQYSVLDEHFGTEDYGVGLRKDDGELLAKLDKVLGDMKQDGAAAKISEQWFGKNIVK, from the coding sequence ATGAAGAAATTTGCCGCTGTCGCCCTGCTGAGCCTGGGCGTGGTTCTTGCCGGTTGCTCCAAGCAGGAGGTGGCCGAGTCCGCCCCGGCCGCCGAGCCCGCGCCCGCCGCAGCCGCGCCCGCAGCCGTGACCAAGATCGTGGTCGGGCTGGACGACAACTTCCCGCCCATGGGTTTTCGCGACGACAAGAACGAGCTCGTCGGCTTTGACATCGACATGGCCAGGGAAGCGGCCCAGCGCCTGGGCCTGGAGGTGAGCTTCAAGCCCATAGACTGGAGCGCCAAGGAGGCCGAGCTCTCGGGCAAGCGCGTGGACGTGCTCTGGAACGGCCTGACGATTACCGAAGAGCGCAAGCAGAACATCGCCTTCACCGCGCCCTACATGGAAAACCACCAGATCATCGTGGTGGCGGCCGATTCGGGCATCAAGACCAAGGCCGACCTGGCCGACAAGGTCGTCGGCGCGCAAGAGGGCTCGAGCGCCGTGGACGCGGCCAAGAAGGACGAGGCGGTATTCAAGTCCTTCAAGGAGTTCAAGACCTTCGGCGACAACGTGACGGCGCTGATGGACCTGTCCGCCGGCCGCCTGCAGGCCGTGGTGGTTGACGAGGTGGTGGGCCGCTACTACGTGGCCAAGAAGCCTGACCAGTACAGCGTGCTGGACGAACACTTCGGTACCGAGGACTACGGCGTGGGCCTGCGCAAGGACGACGGCGAGCTGCTCGCGAAGCTGGACAAGGTGCTGGGCGATATGAAGCAGGACGGCGCGGCGGCGAAGATCTCCGAGCAGTGGTTCGGCAAGAACATAGTCAAGTAA
- a CDS encoding amino acid ABC transporter permease, with the protein MDYFLSLLGPLAQGALVTLKLFFITVALALPLGLLLALARVSHLRALSAAVNGYIWLMRGTPLMLQMLFIYFALPFVPVVGVRLPDFPSAVVAFTLNYAAYFAEIFRAGILSVDRGQYEAARVLGMNYRQTMRRIVLPQMVRNILPPLSNETITLVKDTSLIYVLALNDLLRAARGIVQRDFTTSPFIVAAAFYLIMTLVLTWGFQRLERHHARYDA; encoded by the coding sequence ATGGACTATTTTCTGTCGCTGCTGGGGCCGCTCGCGCAGGGCGCGCTCGTCACGCTCAAGCTGTTCTTCATCACGGTGGCGTTGGCGCTGCCGCTGGGGCTGCTGCTGGCGCTGGCGCGCGTGTCGCACCTGCGCGCGCTGTCCGCCGCGGTCAACGGCTACATCTGGCTGATGCGCGGCACGCCGCTGATGCTGCAGATGCTGTTCATCTATTTTGCGCTGCCCTTCGTGCCGGTGGTGGGCGTGAGGCTGCCGGACTTTCCCTCGGCCGTGGTGGCCTTCACGCTGAACTACGCCGCCTACTTTGCCGAGATCTTCCGCGCCGGCATCCTGTCGGTGGACCGCGGGCAGTACGAGGCGGCGCGCGTGCTGGGCATGAACTACCGCCAGACGATGCGGCGCATCGTGTTGCCGCAGATGGTGCGCAACATCCTGCCGCCGCTCTCGAACGAGACCATCACGCTGGTCAAGGACACCTCGCTGATCTACGTGCTGGCGCTCAACGACCTGCTGCGTGCGGCGCGCGGTATCGTGCAGCGCGACTTCACCACCTCGCCCTTCATCGTGGCCGCTGCCTTCTATCTCATCATGACGCTGGTGCTGACCTGGGGTTTCCAACGGCTGGAGCGCCACCATGCCCGCTATGACGCCTGA
- a CDS encoding class I SAM-dependent methyltransferase, protein MTRKQGGDAAQARQAVLAELRPGQSLELLQALHILTRDGLMNQDSRRKLKQVYHLYQFIAPLLDELAQDGHAPLLADHGAGKSYLGFILYDLFFKALGRGQVVGIEWRAELVQRSRELAQRLGFERMRFLDMAVADAAARADLPARFDIVTALHACDTATDDAIDFGLAKQARAMVLVPCCQAELARGLRRNKALNLARTPLAELWRHPIHTRELGSQITNVLRCLRLEANGYQVTVTELVGWEHSLKNELIIARYHGQRKRSAQQRLAAILDEFGLRPLLGARFGAPPVQAVASAAAGPGQGE, encoded by the coding sequence ATGACGCGCAAGCAGGGGGGCGATGCGGCGCAGGCGCGCCAGGCGGTGCTGGCCGAGCTGCGCCCCGGGCAGTCGCTGGAGCTGCTGCAGGCGCTGCACATCCTCACGCGCGACGGGCTGATGAACCAGGACTCGCGGCGCAAGCTCAAGCAGGTCTATCACCTCTACCAGTTCATCGCGCCGCTGCTGGACGAGCTGGCGCAGGACGGCCATGCGCCCTTGCTGGCCGACCACGGCGCGGGCAAGTCCTACCTCGGCTTCATCCTCTACGACCTGTTCTTCAAGGCCTTGGGGCGCGGGCAGGTGGTCGGCATCGAATGGCGCGCCGAGCTGGTGCAGCGCTCGCGCGAGCTGGCGCAGCGCCTGGGCTTCGAGCGCATGCGCTTCCTGGACATGGCGGTGGCCGATGCGGCCGCGCGTGCCGACCTGCCCGCGCGTTTTGACATCGTCACCGCGCTGCACGCCTGCGACACCGCTACGGACGACGCGATCGATTTCGGCCTGGCCAAGCAGGCGCGCGCCATGGTGCTCGTGCCCTGCTGCCAGGCGGAGCTCGCGCGCGGCCTGCGCCGGAACAAGGCGCTGAACCTGGCGCGCACGCCGCTGGCCGAGCTCTGGCGCCACCCCATCCATACGCGCGAGCTGGGCAGCCAGATTACCAACGTGCTGCGCTGTCTGCGTCTGGAGGCCAACGGCTACCAGGTGACGGTGACCGAGCTGGTGGGCTGGGAGCACAGCCTGAAGAACGAGTTGATCATCGCCCGCTACCACGGCCAGAGAAAGCGCAGCGCGCAGCAGCGGCTTGCGGCGATTCTGGACGAGTTCGGCCTGCGCCCGCTGCTGGGCGCGCGCTTCGGGGCGCCGCCGGTCCAGGCCGTCGCCAGCGCAGCCGCGGGGCCAGGGCAGGGCGAATAG
- a CDS encoding MFS transporter, whose amino-acid sequence MKPAADPGARIALVVILAGVAAALHIAKLPPAVPVLQRELGITLVQAGFLLSLVQLASMALGIVAGLVGDGIGLRRSMLMGLALLTAAGFAGGFAHEVQTLLVLRAVEGLGFLMTTVPAPSLIARSVRPASRTRVLGFWGAFMPLGTALALLAGPDVMALIDWNGWWWLIAAISLAMAAWLARSVPPDPPRAATGDHGWPRRLRRTLGARGPWLVALSFAVYSAQWLSVIGFLPALYAASGWSGTLGAVLTAAVAAINMVGNIAAGRLLSRGVAPRRVLWAAFAAMAVGVFLAFATPTEQAPVLRYGGALLFSCLGGMIPGALFGLAPRLAPDAQTVSPTMGWMLQWSAIGQFVGPPLVAWVASLAGGWQWTWVILGLCSLCGAGLAWALQRQLQRTEAKGGAYSA is encoded by the coding sequence ATGAAGCCCGCGGCCGACCCGGGCGCGCGCATCGCGCTGGTCGTCATCCTTGCCGGAGTGGCGGCGGCGCTGCATATCGCCAAGCTGCCGCCCGCGGTGCCGGTGCTCCAGCGCGAGCTGGGCATCACCCTGGTGCAGGCCGGTTTTCTGCTGTCGCTGGTGCAGCTGGCCTCGATGGCGCTGGGCATCGTCGCCGGCCTGGTGGGCGACGGCATCGGGCTCAGGCGCAGCATGCTGATGGGTCTGGCGCTGCTCACCGCGGCCGGGTTCGCGGGTGGGTTTGCGCACGAGGTGCAGACGCTGCTGGTGCTGCGCGCGGTCGAAGGCCTGGGCTTCCTGATGACCACCGTTCCTGCGCCCAGCCTGATTGCGCGCAGCGTGCGCCCGGCCAGCCGCACGCGGGTGCTGGGCTTCTGGGGCGCCTTCATGCCGCTGGGCACCGCGCTGGCCCTGCTTGCCGGGCCTGACGTCATGGCGCTGATCGACTGGAACGGCTGGTGGTGGCTGATTGCCGCGATTTCGCTGGCCATGGCCGCCTGGCTGGCGCGCAGCGTGCCGCCCGACCCGCCGCGCGCCGCCACCGGTGACCATGGCTGGCCCCGGCGCCTGCGGCGCACGCTGGGCGCGCGCGGGCCGTGGCTGGTGGCGCTGAGCTTCGCGGTGTATTCGGCGCAATGGCTGTCGGTGATCGGCTTTCTGCCCGCGCTCTATGCGGCCTCGGGCTGGAGCGGCACGCTGGGCGCGGTGCTGACCGCGGCGGTGGCCGCCATCAACATGGTGGGCAACATCGCGGCGGGGCGGCTGCTGTCGCGCGGCGTGGCGCCGCGCAGGGTGCTCTGGGCGGCCTTCGCGGCCATGGCCGTCGGGGTGTTTCTGGCGTTTGCGACGCCCACGGAACAGGCGCCGGTGCTGCGCTACGGCGGTGCGCTGCTGTTTTCCTGCCTGGGCGGCATGATCCCGGGGGCCTTGTTCGGCCTCGCGCCCCGGCTGGCGCCGGACGCGCAGACCGTCTCACCCACCATGGGCTGGATGTTGCAGTGGTCGGCCATCGGCCAGTTTGTCGGCCCGCCGCTGGTGGCCTGGGTGGCCAGCCTTGCGGGCGGCTGGCAATGGACCTGGGTCATTCTCGGCCTGTGCAGCCTGTGCGGCGCGGGCCTGGCCTGGGCGCTGCAGCGGCAACTGCAGCGCACCGAGGCGAAGGGTGGCGCGTACAGTGCCTGA
- a CDS encoding deoxyguanosinetriphosphate triphosphohydrolase, whose product MNIVLAPHACDPAHTRGRRWPVAPDATRSDYQRDRDRIVHSSAFRRLEYKTQVFVNHEGDLFRTRLTHSLEVAQLGRSIARSLSLNEDLVEAVCLAHDLGHTPFGHAGQEALNDCMRDWGGFEHNLQSLRVVDRLEQRYPAYDGLNLTFEAREGILKHCSRRNAEQLQALEPGGVGERFLLGHQPSLEAQLCNLADAIAYNAHDVDDGVRSNLLTLEQLAEVPLVARYLAQVGERYPALKGDAALARGERRLLYETIRRMLSDQVHDVIATTRAAVQAMAPASVDAVRRLPPLVAFSPAMRADVQQLQQFLFGKLYRHPQVLATMDAAQQVVRELFAAYRGDARQMPARQAEQARAAAGEARRMRVVADFIAGMTDRFALREHERLTGRRLLA is encoded by the coding sequence ATGAATATCGTTCTTGCGCCCCATGCTTGCGACCCGGCGCATACGCGCGGGCGGCGCTGGCCGGTGGCGCCGGACGCGACGCGCAGCGACTACCAGCGCGACCGCGATCGCATCGTGCATTCCTCGGCTTTTCGGCGGCTGGAGTACAAGACCCAGGTCTTCGTCAACCACGAGGGGGATCTGTTTCGCACGCGCCTGACGCACTCGCTGGAGGTAGCGCAGCTCGGCCGCTCGATTGCGCGCTCGCTCAGCCTCAACGAAGACCTGGTGGAGGCGGTCTGCCTGGCGCACGACCTGGGCCACACGCCCTTCGGCCATGCGGGGCAGGAGGCGCTCAACGATTGCATGCGCGACTGGGGCGGCTTCGAGCACAACCTGCAGAGCCTGCGCGTGGTGGACCGGCTGGAGCAGCGCTACCCCGCCTACGATGGCCTGAACCTCACCTTCGAGGCGCGCGAAGGCATCCTCAAGCACTGTTCGCGGCGCAATGCCGAGCAGCTGCAGGCGCTGGAGCCGGGTGGCGTGGGCGAGCGTTTCCTGCTCGGCCACCAGCCCAGCCTGGAGGCGCAACTGTGCAATCTGGCGGACGCCATTGCCTACAACGCACACGACGTGGACGACGGCGTGCGCTCCAACCTGCTCACGCTGGAGCAGCTCGCTGAAGTGCCGCTGGTGGCGCGCTACCTGGCCCAGGTCGGCGAGCGCTACCCGGCCTTGAAGGGCGATGCGGCGCTGGCGCGCGGCGAGCGCCGCCTGCTGTATGAAACCATACGCCGCATGCTCAGCGACCAGGTGCACGACGTGATCGCCACGACCCGCGCGGCGGTGCAGGCCATGGCGCCTGCCAGCGTGGACGCGGTGCGCCGCCTGCCGCCGCTGGTGGCGTTTTCCCCGGCGATGCGCGCCGACGTGCAGCAGCTGCAGCAGTTTCTGTTCGGCAAGCTCTATCGCCACCCGCAGGTGCTGGCCACCATGGATGCGGCCCAGCAGGTGGTGCGCGAGCTGTTTGCCGCCTACCGGGGCGACGCGCGGCAAATGCCCGCGCGCCAGGCGGAGCAGGCCCGGGCCGCCGCCGGCGAGGCCCGGCGCATGCGCGTGGTGGCGGACTTCATCGCCGGCATGACCGACCGCTTCGCGCTGCGCGAGCACGAGCGCCTGACCGGCCGGCGGCTGCTTGCATGA